In Geopsychrobacter electrodiphilus DSM 16401, a single window of DNA contains:
- the serC gene encoding 3-phosphoserine/phosphohydroxythreonine transaminase: MTQQVYNFGAGPAMLPLEVMQQIREEWLDYRGMGVSVIEISHRCEQFDEIITSTQKLFRELTGLPDNYRILFMHGGARMQFAAVPMNLAGRVTSRKALYCETGNFAKIAAKDAAPFAAVKTIISGADSGYTSIPALSSELIEQDAAYLHLTSNNTLYGTRWNNFPDGGDVPLIADMTSELLSRQIDFSKFGLVFAGLQKNLGPSGMAMVIVRDDLLEHAGPQVPILMNYQQCARDNSLTNTTNTFAIYAIRLVLEWQKKQGGIAAIEQRNLRKSALLYALLDESDFYTGVAHPDHRSTMNVTFRLPTEALEDRFVAQAEADGLYALAGHRSVGGIRASIYNPMPEAGVQKLVDFMRNFMRTQG; the protein is encoded by the coding sequence ATGACACAACAGGTCTATAACTTTGGTGCCGGGCCGGCAATGTTGCCGCTGGAAGTGATGCAGCAGATTCGCGAAGAATGGCTCGACTATCGGGGGATGGGGGTTTCGGTCATCGAAATCAGCCATCGCTGTGAACAATTCGATGAAATCATCACCAGCACCCAAAAACTGTTCCGTGAACTGACCGGCCTGCCCGACAACTATCGCATTCTGTTTATGCATGGTGGCGCGCGCATGCAGTTCGCTGCAGTACCGATGAACCTGGCGGGACGGGTCACTTCGCGTAAGGCCCTCTATTGTGAAACCGGCAACTTTGCCAAGATCGCGGCCAAAGATGCGGCCCCCTTCGCGGCAGTCAAAACCATCATCAGTGGTGCCGACTCTGGTTACACCTCCATCCCGGCTCTCTCGTCCGAGTTGATTGAACAGGATGCAGCCTACCTGCACCTGACCAGCAACAATACGCTCTACGGCACGCGCTGGAACAACTTTCCCGATGGCGGAGACGTCCCGCTGATTGCCGATATGACCAGTGAACTCTTGTCGCGGCAGATCGACTTTTCGAAATTCGGCCTGGTCTTCGCCGGACTCCAGAAGAACCTCGGTCCTTCGGGGATGGCGATGGTCATCGTGCGCGATGATCTGCTTGAGCATGCAGGACCGCAGGTGCCCATACTGATGAATTACCAGCAATGCGCCAGGGACAACTCCCTGACCAACACCACCAATACCTTTGCCATCTATGCCATCCGTCTGGTTCTGGAATGGCAAAAAAAGCAGGGGGGGATTGCCGCCATCGAGCAACGCAACCTGCGAAAATCGGCACTCCTTTATGCCCTGCTGGATGAGTCCGATTTTTATACCGGCGTCGCCCACCCCGATCATCGCTCGACGATGAATGTCACCTTCCGTCTGCCGACCGAAGCGCTTGAAGACAGATTCGTTGCACAAGCGGAGGCTGATGGTCTCTATGCTCTGGCCGGACATCGCAGCGTAGGGGGCATTCGGGCCTCAATCTACAATCCGATGCCGGAAGCCGGAGTGCAGAAATTGGTCGATTTCATGCGTAATTTTATGCGCACGCAGGGCTGA
- a CDS encoding PAS domain S-box protein, producing the protein MRMALQILFISLFFCLFPLGFACGQEQGILLSAEEQTYLQTHDTIVFISQTDYPPFEFRNIDGVSDGMTLELIRWLATEIGFHCRFKNASFLEAQQAVLSGEADVLTSFFYSEKRDQLFDFTQPLFEVPASIFVLADRPDIVHLRDLSGKRVAIQQGDYAKDFLDAKGINFTMVSTRDFAEATDTVIKRTSDAIIGDEQIVLYFLYSHGLIDKVKKVGEPLYTGIDCMGLKDGNRVLRSILNKGISHARKSGVLDSLTRKWLGTKYPSRTDYWAKFWPYLAAVLGLILLVVAWNIRLRRAVELKTRHLRESEQKFKTIFDQSYQFIGLMSPDGTLLDVNQTAIKFTGQEKESLLNRPFWETAWWQHSAESRSQIRDATMRAAKGEIVQLEATVCSGSGEIHTFDTSITPLFNAKGKVTLLIPEGRDITERKQAEANLSQQKSLFEAIFTCIPDAIVYTNIERELIGINPAFSSIFGFSMDDLAGKKTSFLYENLEEYENQGRIRFNLTAIERTLPYEVRYRRKDGSIFPGETLGTTIRDASDTTMGYIGVIRDIADRKLAEEEKRTLEQNLQQTQKLESLGVLSGGIAHDFNNILAVIIGYCGLIKLKYESAEKNIPEIEKAAKRAAGLCRQMLAYAGKVQLTKTKINMVTKAADIVGMLKSTLPHNAVIKTDFSAKIPLIEGDASQLRQVVMNLIINASEAIGTEQGEVRVSLTRIKVGSGKTCVDYHSKAIPPGEYVCLDVTDNGCGMDEVTKWRIFEPFYTTKFTGRGLGMSAVLGIVKSHAGAVQLFSQPGQGTTFKVYLPALTSETVGDEDQTISTPSALWQGSGTILLAEDEKQVRLIAKSLLEMFGFSILEAANGKEALEIYLKNAAAITLVLTDMGMPVMDGYQLFHELKKLNPELPIIISSGYGDTEVNSRIGLDNIAGIISKPYNMDQLREVLKTVLDDAKLPQKGTNGI; encoded by the coding sequence ATGCGGATGGCGTTGCAGATTCTTTTTATTAGCTTGTTTTTTTGCCTGTTTCCTTTGGGGTTTGCTTGCGGTCAAGAACAAGGGATACTCCTGTCGGCGGAAGAACAGACGTACCTTCAAACTCACGATACAATTGTCTTTATCAGTCAAACCGACTATCCGCCGTTTGAGTTTCGTAATATTGACGGGGTGTCCGATGGTATGACCCTCGAACTGATCCGCTGGCTTGCTACCGAGATTGGTTTTCACTGCAGGTTCAAGAATGCTTCCTTCCTTGAGGCCCAGCAGGCTGTTTTATCTGGCGAAGCTGATGTCTTGACCAGTTTTTTTTACAGTGAAAAACGGGATCAATTATTCGATTTCACCCAACCCCTCTTTGAGGTTCCCGCCTCGATTTTTGTGCTTGCCGATAGACCCGATATCGTTCACCTGCGGGATCTGTCAGGAAAACGTGTTGCTATCCAGCAAGGGGATTACGCAAAGGATTTTCTCGATGCTAAGGGAATTAACTTTACGATGGTCTCGACCAGGGATTTTGCTGAGGCTACCGATACGGTTATTAAGAGGACTTCCGATGCGATCATCGGTGATGAGCAGATTGTTCTCTATTTTCTTTACAGCCATGGCCTGATCGACAAGGTCAAAAAGGTGGGCGAACCCCTCTACACCGGTATTGACTGTATGGGTCTCAAGGATGGCAACCGGGTTTTGCGGTCCATTCTAAATAAAGGGATTTCCCACGCCCGCAAAAGCGGGGTTCTCGACAGCCTGACCCGCAAATGGCTCGGCACAAAGTATCCTTCCCGAACTGATTACTGGGCCAAGTTCTGGCCTTACCTGGCAGCTGTTTTAGGTTTGATTTTGCTCGTTGTCGCCTGGAATATTCGCTTGCGCCGGGCGGTAGAACTAAAAACCAGACATCTGCGTGAAAGTGAGCAGAAGTTCAAAACGATTTTCGACCAGTCTTATCAATTCATCGGGCTGATGAGCCCGGATGGCACCCTGCTCGATGTCAACCAGACGGCGATAAAATTTACCGGCCAAGAAAAAGAGAGCCTGCTTAATCGTCCCTTCTGGGAAACCGCCTGGTGGCAGCATTCCGCCGAATCCAGAAGTCAAATCCGCGACGCAACAATGCGTGCCGCTAAAGGGGAGATTGTCCAGCTTGAAGCGACTGTTTGTTCTGGGTCCGGAGAAATCCATACTTTTGATACCTCGATTACCCCGCTTTTTAACGCCAAGGGGAAGGTGACACTGCTGATTCCGGAAGGACGGGATATCACCGAACGCAAGCAGGCGGAAGCCAACCTGTCTCAACAAAAATCCTTGTTTGAAGCAATCTTCACCTGTATTCCGGATGCCATAGTCTACACCAATATTGAACGTGAACTGATCGGGATCAATCCGGCGTTTTCGTCAATATTCGGATTCTCTATGGATGATCTGGCGGGGAAGAAAACATCCTTCTTATATGAAAATCTGGAAGAATATGAGAATCAGGGCAGGATCCGATTTAATTTGACGGCAATCGAACGCACCCTGCCTTATGAGGTCCGTTATCGCAGGAAGGATGGTTCAATATTCCCGGGAGAGACCTTGGGGACAACAATAAGGGACGCTAGCGACACAACAATGGGATACATCGGGGTCATTCGTGACATCGCCGACCGCAAACTTGCAGAAGAAGAAAAACGGACACTCGAACAGAACCTCCAGCAGACCCAGAAACTTGAAAGCCTCGGCGTACTCTCCGGCGGCATCGCCCACGATTTCAACAATATCCTTGCCGTAATCATAGGTTATTGCGGTCTGATAAAGTTGAAATATGAGTCGGCAGAGAAGAACATCCCTGAAATTGAAAAAGCCGCTAAGCGAGCTGCCGGACTCTGTCGCCAGATGCTGGCCTACGCGGGAAAAGTACAACTCACCAAGACCAAAATCAATATGGTGACGAAGGCGGCCGATATAGTCGGCATGTTAAAATCTACCCTCCCCCATAATGCCGTCATTAAAACCGATTTTTCAGCCAAAATCCCCCTTATAGAAGGTGATGCCAGCCAACTCAGGCAGGTCGTCATGAACCTGATTATCAATGCGTCAGAGGCTATCGGCACAGAACAGGGCGAGGTCAGGGTGTCGCTCACCAGGATTAAGGTTGGATCTGGTAAAACCTGCGTGGATTACCACAGCAAAGCTATCCCCCCTGGCGAATACGTCTGCCTGGACGTCACAGACAACGGCTGCGGCATGGATGAAGTAACCAAATGGAGAATCTTCGAGCCGTTCTACACAACCAAATTCACCGGCAGAGGTTTGGGAATGTCAGCGGTACTCGGCATCGTCAAATCACATGCTGGAGCTGTGCAGCTCTTCAGTCAGCCTGGTCAGGGGACAACCTTCAAAGTGTATCTTCCCGCCCTGACAAGTGAAACTGTCGGAGATGAAGATCAAACGATATCCACCCCTTCAGCCCTATGGCAGGGAAGCGGCACAATACTGCTGGCAGAAGATGAAAAGCAGGTCCGACTTATTGCGAAATCATTGCTCGAAATGTTTGGATTCTCTATTCTGGAAGCCGCGAATGGAAAAGAAGCATTGGAGATCTACCTGAAAAACGCCGCAGCGATCACCCTCGTATTAACCGACATGGGTATGCCGGTAATGGATGGTTATCAGTTGTTCCATGAGCTGAAAAAACTCAACCCGGAACTCCCTATCATCATCTCCAGCGGTTACGGTGATACCGAAGTCAATTCACGCATAGGGCTTGACAATATAGCCGGGATAATCAGCAAACCGTATAATATGGATCAGTTACGGGAGGTTTTGAAGACGGTTTTGGATGATGCGAAATTACCTCAGAAGGGCACAAATGGCATTTAA
- the aroF gene encoding 3-deoxy-7-phosphoheptulonate synthase, which yields MIIVMKKGADAKHLADVEKRILELGYQPHVIHGETRNVVGAVGDEEGKDKLQTLELLPGVERVVPIMKPYKLASREIQALSSEVEIAPGIVIGGNEFMAIAGPCSVEGREQICSTAQQVKASGARLLRGGAFKPRTSPYSFQGMEEEGLKLLAEARELTGLPIVTEVVNPRDVELVARYADVMQVGARNIQNFALLKMLGQLDKPILLKRGMATTVQEFLMSAEYILSEGNRKVILCERGIRTFETATRNTLDISAVPVLKSLTHLPVLIDPSHATGHAHLVAPMCYAAAAAGADGIIVEVHPCPEEAASDGPQSLRPEDFSAMMKRLRRFVEAAERSMASGN from the coding sequence ATGATTATTGTTATGAAAAAAGGTGCCGACGCAAAGCATTTGGCCGATGTCGAAAAACGGATTCTTGAACTGGGTTATCAGCCCCACGTCATTCATGGCGAGACCCGCAACGTGGTCGGCGCCGTTGGCGACGAAGAGGGGAAAGACAAACTTCAAACACTTGAGCTGCTGCCGGGGGTTGAGCGCGTCGTGCCAATCATGAAACCGTACAAGTTGGCCAGCCGGGAAATTCAGGCCCTGTCGAGTGAGGTTGAAATCGCACCGGGGATCGTCATCGGCGGCAACGAGTTCATGGCGATAGCCGGTCCCTGTTCCGTTGAGGGACGCGAGCAGATCTGTTCGACGGCCCAACAGGTCAAGGCAAGCGGCGCTCGTCTGTTGCGCGGCGGAGCGTTCAAACCACGCACCAGCCCCTACAGCTTTCAGGGGATGGAGGAGGAAGGGCTTAAATTACTGGCCGAAGCGCGCGAGTTAACGGGTCTGCCCATCGTCACCGAAGTCGTCAACCCTCGTGATGTGGAACTGGTTGCCCGCTACGCCGACGTGATGCAGGTCGGAGCACGAAACATCCAGAACTTCGCGCTTTTGAAAATGCTCGGTCAGCTCGACAAACCGATCCTTTTGAAGCGTGGTATGGCGACTACGGTGCAGGAGTTTTTGATGAGCGCCGAATATATTTTATCCGAAGGGAACCGCAAGGTTATCCTCTGTGAACGCGGCATCCGCACCTTTGAAACGGCTACGCGTAACACCCTGGACATCTCCGCGGTGCCGGTATTGAAAAGCCTGACGCACCTGCCGGTATTGATCGATCCATCGCACGCCACCGGACATGCGCACCTGGTGGCGCCAATGTGTTATGCCGCTGCGGCCGCAGGTGCTGATGGAATCATTGTCGAGGTCCATCCATGCCCCGAAGAAGCCGCCAGTGATGGCCCGCAATCACTCCGCCCTGAAGATTTCAGCGCGATGATGAAGAGACTCAGACGTTTCGTTGAGGCCGCCGAGCGCAGCATGGCGAGCGGAAATTGA